One genomic region from Spirosoma sp. KCTC 42546 encodes:
- a CDS encoding aldehyde reductase, protein MDNQTVLVTGGTGFVGIHTILKLLQKGYTVKTTLRSLAKKEAIVHALKESGIVDFEKLSYVEADLTSDGGWEEAAQGCTYVLHVASPFPLVQPEDENDLIIPARDGSLRVLKAAWKAGVKRVVMTSSFAAIGYSIDPKRHTFTENDWTDENAPVQPYIKSKTIAEKAAWDFITHQGAGLELTVINPVGIFGPVIGGIYPASYEGVIKALVDGTVTDSPHFTFGVVDVRDVVDIHIKAMVLPQANGQRFLATSDGVVSFYDVAQLIKKERSQKAGMMADLKPIDPTYYIDMSNQKAKDMLDWHPRSKEEAILASLDSEITE, encoded by the coding sequence ATGGATAATCAAACCGTATTAGTAACCGGGGGGACTGGTTTTGTGGGGATTCACACAATTTTGAAGCTGCTCCAAAAAGGATATACCGTTAAAACGACACTGCGCTCGTTGGCTAAAAAAGAAGCTATCGTTCATGCCCTGAAAGAATCCGGAATTGTCGATTTTGAAAAATTGTCCTATGTGGAAGCCGACCTGACCTCTGATGGGGGCTGGGAAGAAGCGGCCCAGGGATGCACCTATGTGTTGCACGTAGCCTCCCCTTTTCCATTAGTACAGCCTGAAGACGAGAACGATCTCATCATACCGGCTCGTGATGGTTCATTGAGGGTCTTGAAAGCTGCCTGGAAAGCGGGTGTCAAACGAGTGGTGATGACCTCTTCGTTTGCTGCGATTGGCTACAGTATCGACCCCAAAAGGCATACGTTTACGGAGAACGACTGGACCGATGAAAACGCCCCTGTTCAACCCTACATCAAATCCAAAACAATCGCTGAAAAAGCGGCCTGGGATTTTATTACGCATCAGGGAGCGGGGTTGGAACTGACGGTTATCAATCCGGTAGGCATTTTTGGCCCTGTTATTGGCGGAATTTATCCGGCTTCGTATGAGGGAGTGATTAAAGCACTCGTTGACGGTACGGTTACCGACAGTCCCCACTTTACGTTTGGGGTGGTTGATGTGCGTGATGTGGTCGATATTCATATCAAAGCGATGGTGCTACCCCAAGCCAATGGCCAACGCTTTTTGGCGACCTCAGATGGCGTGGTCAGCTTTTATGACGTGGCTCAGCTTATCAAAAAAGAACGCTCCCAAAAAGCCGGTATGATGGCCGATCTGAAGCCTATTGATCCAACGTATTACATAGATATGTCGAATCAAAAAGCGAAAGACATGTTAGATTGGCACCCACGAAGTAAAGAAGAGGCTATTTTGGCCAGCCTGGATAGTGAGATTACGGAATAA
- a CDS encoding response regulator, whose product MTSKAPIVVIEDDENDKLFIQEAIKSLEVINPLVFFSNGVEAIEYLIATLEPPLVILCDVNMPNMNGIELRQLIDLNAYLKMKSIPFVFLTTAADQGLVNQAYSMTIQGYFKKETTFALLKAQMSAIIDYWDKCLHPNSSFND is encoded by the coding sequence ATGACGAGCAAAGCTCCAATTGTTGTTATTGAAGATGACGAGAATGATAAACTCTTTATTCAGGAAGCAATTAAAAGTTTGGAAGTTATTAATCCACTGGTCTTTTTTAGTAACGGCGTTGAGGCCATTGAGTATTTAATTGCTACCCTGGAACCCCCTTTAGTGATTTTATGCGATGTAAATATGCCGAACATGAATGGTATAGAACTTCGTCAGCTTATTGATCTGAATGCGTATCTAAAAATGAAGTCTATTCCGTTCGTTTTTTTAACAACAGCTGCCGACCAAGGCCTTGTCAATCAGGCTTATAGCATGACTATTCAGGGATATTTTAAAAAAGAAACCACCTTTGCCCTCCTGAAAGCACAGATGAGTGCTATCATCGATTATTGGGACAAGTGTTTGCATCCCAATAGTAGTTTTAACGATTAA
- a CDS encoding SDR family NAD(P)-dependent oxidoreductase, giving the protein MTNRIAIVTGAARGIGLATTKLFLNDHWRVAMVDYDAAELQKASEELPGTLPIYCDVSTPIMVQEMVSNVLDTFGRIDALINNAGVAIFQPLEKTDFDAWRTIMATNLDGVFLCTQAVIPALKESRGCVVNIASISALRASTLRVAYGTSKAAVVHLTKQLAVELGDYGVRVNCVSPGPVKTKLAEAVHSPEIIKAYYDGIPLNRSATEQDIAETVVFLCSEKASFITGQMIAVDGGFDATGIGLPALRASRQ; this is encoded by the coding sequence ATGACAAACAGAATTGCCATTGTAACAGGGGCGGCCCGCGGGATCGGGCTTGCAACAACAAAATTATTTTTGAATGATCATTGGCGTGTCGCTATGGTTGACTATGACGCAGCGGAGTTACAAAAAGCATCGGAAGAATTGCCAGGTACCCTGCCGATTTATTGTGACGTTTCTACACCGATCATGGTTCAAGAAATGGTATCAAACGTACTCGATACGTTCGGACGCATCGATGCATTGATCAATAACGCAGGGGTAGCCATTTTCCAACCGCTCGAAAAAACGGATTTTGACGCCTGGCGAACGATTATGGCTACGAATCTGGATGGCGTTTTTCTTTGTACACAGGCAGTTATACCAGCGTTGAAAGAGAGTCGGGGGTGCGTCGTCAATATAGCCTCTATTTCTGCTCTTCGCGCCAGTACCCTGCGTGTCGCCTATGGAACCTCAAAAGCAGCTGTTGTTCACCTAACCAAGCAACTGGCCGTAGAACTGGGAGATTATGGTGTTCGGGTCAACTGCGTGTCACCTGGCCCGGTAAAGACTAAGTTGGCGGAAGCCGTTCATTCACCAGAAATTATCAAAGCCTATTATGATGGCATCCCATTGAATCGCTCGGCAACTGAGCAGGATATCGCCGAAACAGTCGTCTTTCTTTGCTCTGAAAAGGCCTCCTTTATTACAGGGCAGATGATTGCCGTTGATGGCGGATTCGATGCTACGGGTATCGGTCTGCCAGCCCTCCGGGCATCAAGACAATGA
- a CDS encoding AraC family transcriptional regulator, with amino-acid sequence MQKQPQQHIVLYACTKDEFGHDPFVSEHWLVLIVSGSSDLFSQQGIVSHPAGTLGLIRKNQLVKAVKRVGDTHTFSSISICLDQKTLQKFSTDYGVVADSTYVGESNVIMDVDPFMKSYFDSLMPYFAQPEKLTPALAQIKTMEAIELLLRNAPLKNFLFDFSEPHKQDLEAYMNRHFSYNVPLAQFAKLTGRSLSAFKRDFAVIFQSTPERWLQKRKLEMAYFLIAQKKRKPSDVYLETGFENLSHFSIAFKKEYGVNPSVLLRHTSVTPPSVNSPSTA; translated from the coding sequence ATGCAAAAGCAACCTCAGCAACATATCGTTTTGTACGCCTGTACAAAAGATGAATTCGGACACGATCCTTTTGTGTCCGAGCATTGGCTGGTACTGATTGTTTCGGGCAGCTCAGACCTATTTTCGCAGCAGGGCATTGTTTCACATCCTGCTGGAACACTGGGCTTGATCAGAAAAAATCAGCTGGTAAAAGCGGTGAAGAGGGTTGGCGATACCCACACGTTTTCCTCGATCAGCATTTGTTTAGATCAAAAAACGCTACAGAAATTCAGCACAGACTATGGCGTAGTAGCAGACAGTACGTACGTCGGTGAATCGAATGTGATCATGGACGTCGATCCGTTTATGAAAAGCTATTTTGATTCGCTGATGCCGTATTTCGCGCAGCCCGAAAAACTGACCCCAGCCCTCGCGCAGATAAAAACAATGGAAGCCATTGAGTTATTATTGCGCAACGCTCCGCTGAAAAACTTTTTATTCGATTTCAGCGAACCGCATAAACAGGATCTGGAAGCGTACATGAATCGACATTTTTCATACAACGTACCCCTCGCCCAATTTGCGAAACTGACAGGCCGGAGTCTTTCGGCCTTTAAACGCGACTTTGCGGTCATCTTTCAATCAACACCTGAACGATGGCTACAAAAAAGGAAGCTGGAAATGGCCTACTTTCTCATTGCACAAAAAAAGAGAAAACCATCCGACGTTTATTTAGAAACCGGCTTTGAAAATCTTTCTCACTTTTCCATAGCGTTCAAAAAAGAGTATGGCGTAAACCCCTCCGTGTTGTTACGCCACACCAGCGTTACGCCCCCGTCGGTCAATAGCCCATCTACTGCCTAG
- a CDS encoding LuxR C-terminal-related transcriptional regulator, with product MDENKVRQLAAIMFADIIGYTALTQRDEQVASLVRARHRGVFEQQHLVHQGRIIQYYGDGVLSVFKSAVEAVQCAIAIQKSLREGEPVALRIGLHMGDIVFDQTEVYGDGVNVASRIENLGVAGAILISGKLNDELSNQPTISTASLGHFALKNVTDTVEVFAITNPGIQVPLPTQLKGIQVLPNKLSTVLPVADRNSHKENDVLLTKLHISPPGSQTVHRSELFDKLTAGLKTKLMLISAPAGFGKTTLVSDWIIQQQIPAAWYSIDTSDNDAAEFLSYLISAIQELFPQFGDNAMKLLHSPGQISQRSVVQLLLNELLAFPTHFCLVLDDLHVITNREILDLLAYFIEHIPSTIHLVILTRADPSLPIAKLRSQHQLVELRAADLSFSPTDIHLLFNRTLKLKLSTADVQALAYKTEGWIAGLQLIAIALHGRDDSAAFIQNFKGDNRYIMDYLIEEVLKIQTPEVREFLLQTSLLDQLSGPLCDAVLDRQDSQTILETLEKNNVFIISLDTERKWYRYHHLFADLLKQRLYTKEKALVSRLHTNASAWFEQNHQIPLAIEHLLQTQNYDKAIELLVNVAESLWETGLHSSIMNYGDRLPGELIKKNPGFSLFYAWVLITAGQLQKAAPFLVSAEQLTRQTIANGSATPDQHKLIGKLAVAMAYQHSFLGKPDIILDYCRIALDNLSEEDPLWFSWGWYAVGTAQLANGNLQESTEALKKALAFGKKSGNIYLITTIATTLAFNEGRLGHYKVSYQRSVDLLEFLKENGYASLVKTDWTFAVLFANMAAIQYFWADLEEAAENIKIAYNLCIQEADMTSKVLVLVVYAVVLHGQGDLVGAEQKIKEMETIMQKHKVNPFRESMYIGIKATLLVIQNELEKARAFLDMHGVETGKPISYTEEYRYMSLVQLLMAEHKLEDAFQLLSQLYEMASTQNRIERMIEINVFLTLVFLATGEREKALSSLTDSLRYAATDDILMYHLNYLDKINPLLQEVFKSQATAAEKLPQQFIDKLRRKIEKRKNSPAVQFNLTTRDREALQLMAGNLTNQEIADTLFISLNTVKTRLKDLYIKLDVDSRSKAVEKARQLRLL from the coding sequence ATGGATGAAAATAAAGTGCGGCAATTAGCTGCGATCATGTTTGCCGACATTATTGGCTATACAGCGTTAACGCAGCGAGATGAACAGGTTGCCTCACTTGTTCGGGCGCGCCATCGTGGGGTATTTGAGCAACAACATCTGGTACACCAGGGAAGGATTATACAGTATTATGGCGATGGCGTATTAAGTGTGTTTAAAAGTGCTGTCGAAGCCGTTCAATGTGCTATTGCCATTCAAAAAAGCTTGCGGGAGGGAGAGCCTGTTGCCCTCCGCATAGGCCTGCACATGGGCGATATTGTGTTTGACCAGACAGAAGTGTATGGCGATGGCGTGAACGTAGCTTCCCGGATCGAAAACCTTGGCGTGGCTGGGGCTATTCTTATATCAGGGAAATTAAATGATGAACTGAGCAATCAGCCAACGATTTCAACGGCCTCTTTAGGCCATTTTGCGCTAAAAAATGTAACAGACACCGTAGAAGTATTTGCCATTACGAATCCAGGTATCCAGGTTCCACTGCCCACCCAACTCAAGGGAATACAGGTCCTACCTAACAAACTCAGTACTGTGCTTCCTGTGGCCGATAGGAATAGCCATAAGGAGAACGATGTGCTGTTAACAAAACTGCATATTTCTCCGCCCGGTAGCCAAACCGTTCATCGCTCAGAGCTTTTTGATAAACTGACTGCGGGCCTGAAAACTAAATTAATGCTCATTTCGGCACCGGCAGGCTTTGGGAAAACAACGCTGGTTAGTGACTGGATCATTCAGCAGCAGATTCCTGCGGCCTGGTATTCTATCGATACCAGCGATAATGATGCGGCCGAATTTTTGAGTTATCTGATTTCCGCCATTCAGGAACTCTTTCCTCAATTTGGCGATAATGCGATGAAACTGCTGCACTCGCCAGGTCAGATAAGTCAGCGGTCTGTTGTTCAGCTTTTGCTGAATGAACTGCTGGCATTCCCCACCCACTTCTGCCTCGTACTGGACGATTTACATGTCATTACGAACCGGGAGATTTTAGACTTGTTGGCCTATTTTATCGAGCATATACCCTCTACCATCCACCTGGTTATTCTCACCCGGGCCGACCCCAGTTTACCCATCGCAAAACTGAGAAGTCAGCACCAGTTAGTCGAGTTAAGGGCAGCTGACCTTAGTTTTTCGCCGACTGATATTCATCTTCTGTTTAACCGGACCCTTAAATTAAAGCTCAGTACGGCAGATGTTCAGGCCCTGGCTTATAAAACCGAAGGTTGGATTGCGGGTTTGCAACTCATTGCTATTGCCCTCCATGGGCGAGACGATAGCGCTGCTTTTATTCAGAATTTTAAGGGAGATAACCGGTATATCATGGATTATCTGATTGAGGAAGTGCTAAAGATACAAACCCCCGAAGTCAGAGAATTTTTACTGCAAACCTCCCTCTTAGACCAATTGTCCGGACCGCTTTGCGATGCTGTTCTGGATCGTCAGGATAGTCAAACGATTCTCGAAACGCTGGAGAAGAATAACGTTTTTATCATTTCGCTAGATACGGAGCGCAAGTGGTACCGGTATCATCACCTGTTCGCCGATTTATTAAAACAACGTCTTTACACAAAAGAGAAAGCGCTTGTGAGTAGGCTACATACTAATGCAAGCGCCTGGTTTGAGCAGAACCACCAGATTCCCCTGGCCATTGAGCATCTGCTTCAAACCCAGAATTATGATAAAGCCATTGAGTTGCTGGTCAACGTAGCGGAGAGCCTGTGGGAAACTGGTCTCCACTCGTCTATTATGAACTATGGTGACCGATTGCCGGGCGAGCTTATAAAAAAGAATCCGGGCTTTAGCTTATTCTACGCCTGGGTATTGATTACGGCCGGACAACTTCAAAAGGCCGCCCCTTTTTTGGTCAGTGCCGAACAACTGACCCGGCAAACGATCGCAAACGGGTCAGCTACGCCAGACCAGCATAAATTAATAGGCAAACTGGCGGTGGCTATGGCTTACCAGCATTCCTTTCTGGGCAAGCCGGATATAATCCTTGACTACTGCCGGATCGCGCTGGACAATCTTTCGGAAGAAGACCCTTTATGGTTCAGTTGGGGATGGTATGCGGTAGGGACGGCCCAGCTAGCCAATGGAAACCTCCAAGAAAGCACCGAGGCCTTAAAAAAGGCCTTGGCGTTCGGTAAGAAATCGGGCAACATTTACCTCATAACCACCATTGCTACTACCCTGGCTTTCAATGAGGGGAGATTAGGGCACTATAAAGTTTCCTACCAACGTAGCGTTGATCTTCTGGAATTTCTGAAAGAAAATGGGTATGCTTCCCTGGTAAAAACAGACTGGACGTTTGCCGTTTTATTTGCCAACATGGCGGCTATCCAGTACTTCTGGGCCGATCTGGAGGAGGCTGCGGAAAACATAAAAATAGCCTATAACCTATGTATTCAGGAAGCGGATATGACCTCCAAAGTGTTGGTGTTGGTCGTTTATGCGGTGGTGTTGCATGGGCAGGGAGATCTGGTAGGGGCGGAACAGAAAATAAAGGAAATGGAAACGATCATGCAAAAACACAAGGTCAATCCATTCCGGGAGTCTATGTACATTGGCATAAAAGCCACGTTGCTCGTGATCCAGAACGAGCTGGAAAAAGCCCGCGCTTTTCTTGACATGCATGGCGTTGAAACAGGCAAGCCCATTTCGTATACCGAGGAGTACCGCTACATGTCGCTGGTTCAGCTGCTCATGGCCGAACATAAACTAGAGGATGCCTTTCAACTGCTGTCCCAGCTCTATGAGATGGCCAGCACTCAGAATCGAATTGAGCGCATGATAGAAATCAACGTGTTTCTTACCCTGGTTTTCCTGGCGACGGGCGAGCGGGAAAAAGCGCTGTCGAGCTTAACCGACTCGCTGCGCTATGCGGCCACCGATGACATTTTAATGTATCACCTCAATTACCTGGATAAGATCAACCCGCTGCTCCAAGAAGTATTTAAAAGTCAGGCAACCGCAGCGGAAAAACTCCCCCAACAGTTTATCGATAAACTCAGGCGGAAGATTGAAAAACGCAAAAACTCTCCCGCTGTCCAGTTCAACCTAACCACCCGCGACCGGGAAGCCCTCCAGTTGATGGCCGGGAATCTGACCAACCAGGAAATAGCCGACACGCTATTCATCTCCCTGAATACGGTGAAAACCCGACTGAAAGATCTGTACATAAAACTGGATGTGGACAGCCGCAGTAAAGCTGTAGAAAAAGCCAGGCAACTGCGTTTGCTTTAA
- a CDS encoding AraC family transcriptional regulator — MVLLKGSMKAYDGRKRYGMQSGDCFIARKNHLIRYTKFKEDDQFVKIIITLDEPFLKRFTERHSYPVGLSTYGDSFLFVNKNPFIKQYIQSLEPYYTSDSELDETFADIKREELLLILLRSQPELASIFFNFSSPHKIDLEEYMQQNFRFNVSLERFAFLTGRSVSSFKRDFKKTFGMPPGSWLLKKRLDEAYFQLSRQHQKPSTVYLEVGFEDLSHFSFVFKKTFGKTPSEVATSGA, encoded by the coding sequence ATGGTCCTGCTGAAGGGATCGATGAAGGCGTATGACGGAAGAAAGCGCTATGGTATGCAATCAGGCGATTGCTTCATCGCCCGGAAAAATCATTTGATTCGCTATACCAAGTTCAAAGAAGATGACCAGTTTGTCAAGATCATCATTACGTTGGATGAGCCATTCTTAAAACGCTTTACCGAACGGCATTCTTACCCGGTAGGCCTCTCAACCTACGGTGATTCGTTCCTGTTTGTCAACAAGAATCCATTCATAAAGCAGTATATACAATCGCTGGAGCCCTATTACACCAGTGATTCAGAGCTGGACGAAACATTTGCCGATATTAAACGGGAGGAGCTATTGTTAATTTTGTTGAGGTCACAACCCGAATTAGCGTCTATCTTTTTCAATTTTAGCAGTCCCCACAAAATTGATTTGGAAGAATACATGCAGCAAAATTTTCGGTTCAATGTGAGCCTGGAACGATTTGCGTTCCTGACCGGACGAAGCGTTTCATCGTTCAAACGGGATTTTAAAAAAACCTTTGGCATGCCGCCCGGAAGCTGGCTACTGAAGAAACGATTGGACGAAGCGTATTTCCAACTCAGCCGTCAACATCAGAAACCAAGCACTGTCTATCTGGAAGTAGGTTTTGAAGACTTGTCTCATTTCTCATTTGTATTTAAAAAAACCTTCGGCAAAACCCCTTCGGAAGTGGCGACAAGCGGGGCGTAA